GTGATTGGGCCGGCATCTTGGCTCCAGCGCAACTTGAGGCAGTGGCCAAGGAACCGGACGTGCCGATCTGCAACATTTACCTGATCGGTCGCCGTCCGCGGGTAACTGTGGATCCGACGACGTGGGTGTGCGATGCGGAGACGTTCGAGGTGTCGCTGACCGCCGATCTGGGCGGCGGATACTCGAACACGGTCACGCTCAGCGGTCCGCACCTGTACGAAAGTCCGCTAAAGCTGGTCAGCAACGGGCCGTACACGGTCATGGAACTGCACAACGAGGCCGGGGACCTGGTGTCGGGTGCGCCGACGGCGATGTGGTTCTCGATGTACCTGCAACAGACGATGGGGTTGGGACGCATGGATGCGACCGAGCTCGATGAGGCGCTGTTCGACCTGGAGGTCGTGTACGTCGGCCAGTCGCAAGACGCAGGTGGGGCGATCCAGAGCCGGCTTCAGACCCACAAGACACTGCAGCGCGTCATGGCGGACACTCAGCAGACCGCACCACACCTGGACGTGTGGGTCGTCCCGATGCAGTTCGCGACTTACAACAAGATGTCGACCTTTGGGTCGTGGCTGGGCACAGAGGGTGATGAACAGTCCATGGCTCACCTGAACGCGTTCGAGCACGCCTCGCTCGACGTCAGCGTGGTCACGGCGCTGGCCGAGGCTGCCCTAATCCGGTACTTCCAACCCAAGTTCAACGAGAAGTTCGTAGACACCTTTCCCGAGCCGCTTCACAAGACCTACCGGAAGGTCTACGACCTGGATGTGAGCGCGGTCGGGCTCGACTTCGAGACCCTGTCGACCTTCGGCACTCGATTGAAGAGTCGCGTCGTACAGCCAACGTTCATCCACGCTGGCCTGTTCGCGCTCCATGACGAAGCCGACCGGCGCCGGTTCTTCGACTTGGACGACGACGGCGGGGTCGCCGACGCGACCCACTTCAAGCGCGGGCTCGCGAAGGACATCCCTTCCTAGCCCTCCCCCGAAAGCTCGGCTCCCTGATCCACTGGGCGGCCGGAACTCCGCCCACTATGACGTAGGTGCTCAGCGCCGTGCTTGACTCCATGCAGGGATGCGGTGCTGCGATGCCTCGCGCCCGATGTCCGCCCTGGGAATGCTCGGATTGCTGGCGGACTGCCCGACGGATCGCTGCGGCGGCGTGCTAGCGGTCGCCCGTTAAACTGGGGAGAACGGCGTCGCCGGTCAGACTGCGCCCCCGAGATCCCATCGATAGTTCGAACCAGGGGTTCGCCCTCGCTTCCGGCAAGAGATGTCGGTCCTGTCCGGCATGCTCTCCCTGCAACGCGTTCCGCTCGACCGACGTGCCCAGCCAAGAAGGTGACCTCCTGTTGAACTCACCAAAGGACGATGCCGCTACGCCCAAGTCGATGGTCAAGGTCGTCTACTTCGACGAGCAGTCTGCGTCCGACTACCTCGACATCACCGCCGGCGGTGCTACGAGTTCCACAAGCCAGGAGATCAAGGAGCGTGCCTCTGACCTCCACGCGAAGGTCGAGTCGAAGGTGTCCGCACGGCTGTCGTGGCTTCCGTTCGTCGGCGTATCCGGTGAGGCAGGAAGCGGCGTCGACTACAAGAGCGTCGGACAGAGCATCTTGAACCAGACGTTGTCGAACACGATCCTTACTGACTACCTGGCCGAGATCGCCAACGACGACCGCGTTCGTCGACTCGACGACTACGTCGTTACCGCACCGGCAGATTCGATGGCCGCGACCAAGATGTACACGCCCTACATGGTCATCGCGAGAACCGAGGAATTCGGAATCGACCTGGCACGGCTAGATGAGGCACTCGAGCGCGCAAAGGGCTACTACGAGCTCCTCGCCACGAGCCAGCATGACGGTACCGACCGCTGCGTCCTGCGGTTCAACATCCGGGCGTTCAGGAATAACTACGGCCTTTCCGACCTGGGCCGGATGCGCCTGGTCTATCACGCCATTCTCGTCGGCAAGACCACGGAGAAAGGCCTGACGATGTCGGGCGAGATGGCGAGCAGCGAAGCCAGTCCCGGAGATCAGGCTCTGACCGCGCTAGAACTTGTCGACGGCGCACCGGCCGCCTCGAAGGCGGCGGTGGAAGAGCTTGATGTCTACGACGTCGTACTTGCTGGAGTCGAGCGTGGCTGACACCGAGGTCAAGATCTACTACGGCCCACCGTCCTGGTTTCACAAGCAGATCGGGACTGATCTTAAGTCAAAGAACCTCGTTACCCTGGTTCTCCGGGAGGACGCCCGCCGCCGCGAGTTCCGCGTGGTGGTACCCGAGCAGGAGAGCGAGCCGGTGAAGAAGGTCGCCAGGCCCAAGCACGTTGTCGCAGGGTCCAGCGACTACGCAAGCCTCAACGAACACGTCATCACCAACTTCGCGCAGCTCGTTCGCTCGATGCGTCCGAAACACCTCTATCTGAACAATCCACCGTCTCGGGTTCACGACCAGCTCGAACGAGCTTTCGCGGATACAACGACCGCGCACTACGTATACCCACCGTTTACGACGGAAACTCTACGAACCTTTAGGGATGAGTTCGGGAATCACTTGGTCGGACAGGAATCAGTGCGCGAGACGCTCCTCGCGGCGATGTACCCGCTCGCCCGGCTCAGTCGAGGGCGACCGGTCGTACTAATGTTCTACGGTCCTTCGGGCGTCGGGAAGACCCAGACCGCTCAGTTCATCAACGGCCTGCTTGGCGGAGAGCTTCTACGGAAGCAGTTCTCGATGTTCCATAGCGAGAAGTTCGCCTCATACATGTTCGGGGGGGAGCACGGAGAAGCCTCACTTGCTCGCGATCTTCTCGACCGCGAATCAGGCGTCATCCTGATCGATGAGTTTGACAAGGCTAATCCCATCTTCCACAGCGCCTTCTACGAGCTATTCGACACCGGCGAGTTCGTCGATAAGAACTACACGGTCCAGGTTGGCCCGGCACTCATCATCTGTACCTCGAACTACTCGTCGAAGGAAGAGATTCGGGACGCGCTGGGCGATGCACTCGCATCACGCTTCGACGCGCTCATTG
This genomic interval from Nocardioides palaemonis contains the following:
- a CDS encoding DUF6414 family protein gives rise to the protein MVKVVYFDEQSASDYLDITAGGATSSTSQEIKERASDLHAKVESKVSARLSWLPFVGVSGEAGSGVDYKSVGQSILNQTLSNTILTDYLAEIANDDRVRRLDDYVVTAPADSMAATKMYTPYMVIARTEEFGIDLARLDEALERAKGYYELLATSQHDGTDRCVLRFNIRAFRNNYGLSDLGRMRLVYHAILVGKTTEKGLTMSGEMASSEASPGDQALTALELVDGAPAASKAAVEELDVYDVVLAGVERG
- a CDS encoding AAA family ATPase; the encoded protein is MADTEVKIYYGPPSWFHKQIGTDLKSKNLVTLVLREDARRREFRVVVPEQESEPVKKVARPKHVVAGSSDYASLNEHVITNFAQLVRSMRPKHLYLNNPPSRVHDQLERAFADTTTAHYVYPPFTTETLRTFRDEFGNHLVGQESVRETLLAAMYPLARLSRGRPVVLMFYGPSGVGKTQTAQFINGLLGGELLRKQFSMFHSEKFASYMFGGEHGEASLARDLLDRESGVILIDEFDKANPIFHSAFYELFDTGEFVDKNYTVQVGPALIICTSNYSSKEEIRDALGDALASRFDALIEFQHLTSSEVLTVIERTVDSRLAGLSAVEQLHVTREQLLGLLGPLAASSHNIRELGKTIDSVISILLVRSALEADTDLDPPTATAEGR